One window of Nostoc sp. C052 genomic DNA carries:
- a CDS encoding iron uptake porin has product MIKTLFYSSFLLFLAIPAVWAAPPEDNSNAADTNRNLQGQVNSVSQFSDVQPTDWAFGALQSLVERYGCIAGYPNSTYRGNRALSRYEFAAGLNACLDRINELIATATSDLVNKQDLAVLQKLQQDFATELTTLRGRVDTVEAHTATLEAQQFSTTTRLNAQIITAISDTFGNRVGGDASGNPQRERDESNLYFANRGRLNFESSFTGKDLLRVRLEFGNFANSNGASQIAAATGTGMTRLNFDYDSNDTLLVPHIRYYFPVSDSLNFVVGPTGIGYTDITNTITPATIADDGNGVPSLFGSYSPLFRRGGGGAAANWNITKDLVLTLGYLANSPNVPSGSNGLFDGGYNALAHLAYYGKQGAIGVAYSHGYTPAGVIDLSAGTGSVLSNAPFGNNIATSNDIVGTQGYYRFSPNFQVHAWGGYIWANAKSSGLSDISNGRGGTDSLFVNNGDNANVWFGAIGVSFPDVGGRGNLPGILFGIPPHVSNSDVRQERNNAYHIEAFYRYRLNDNISVTPGFWVILNPENDSRNDTQYVGVIRTTFDF; this is encoded by the coding sequence ATGATCAAAACTCTTTTTTATAGTTCTTTTCTTCTATTTTTGGCAATTCCAGCAGTTTGGGCAGCACCTCCAGAAGATAACTCTAACGCAGCAGATACGAATAGAAATTTGCAGGGACAAGTCAATTCTGTTTCTCAGTTTTCTGATGTACAACCAACTGATTGGGCGTTTGGTGCATTGCAATCACTGGTTGAACGCTACGGCTGTATTGCAGGTTATCCCAATTCTACCTATCGCGGGAACCGTGCTTTAAGCCGTTACGAGTTTGCCGCAGGTTTAAATGCTTGTTTGGATAGGATTAATGAGTTAATTGCCACAGCTACTAGCGATTTAGTTAATAAACAAGATTTGGCAGTGCTGCAAAAGTTGCAGCAAGACTTTGCCACAGAACTGACAACTCTGCGTGGACGAGTAGATACCGTAGAGGCACATACAGCAACATTGGAGGCGCAGCAGTTTTCCACAACTACTAGGTTGAATGCTCAAATTATTACCGCCATTAGTGATACCTTTGGTAATAGAGTTGGTGGCGATGCCTCCGGCAACCCGCAGCGGGAACGCGATGAATCAAATCTCTACTTTGCAAACCGGGGTCGTCTCAACTTTGAGAGCAGTTTCACTGGCAAAGATTTATTGCGAGTTCGGCTAGAATTTGGCAACTTTGCGAATTCCAATGGTGCAAGCCAAATTGCCGCAGCTACAGGCACAGGTATGACACGCCTGAACTTTGATTATGACAGCAACGATACACTTCTTGTCCCCCACATCCGTTATTACTTCCCAGTCAGTGATTCCCTTAACTTCGTTGTTGGGCCTACAGGCATTGGTTACACGGATATTACAAACACCATCACTCCCGCCACAATCGCTGATGACGGCAATGGGGTTCCCTCATTATTTGGATCATATAGTCCCTTATTCCGGCGAGGTGGCGGCGGTGCAGCCGCTAACTGGAACATCACCAAAGACTTGGTTCTTACCTTGGGCTATTTAGCAAACAGTCCCAATGTGCCATCGGGGAGCAACGGCTTGTTTGATGGCGGCTACAATGCCCTAGCGCACTTAGCCTATTATGGTAAGCAAGGAGCGATCGGTGTTGCTTACTCTCATGGCTATACCCCTGCTGGAGTAATCGATCTCTCCGCTGGGACGGGTAGCGTGTTATCAAACGCTCCCTTTGGCAACAACATTGCTACTTCCAACGATATTGTAGGCACACAGGGATACTATCGCTTCTCCCCGAATTTCCAAGTCCACGCTTGGGGTGGATATATTTGGGCAAATGCCAAGAGTTCTGGTTTGAGTGATATTTCCAATGGTAGGGGTGGAACAGATTCTCTATTTGTGAACAATGGTGACAATGCCAATGTCTGGTTTGGGGCGATTGGTGTGTCGTTTCCCGATGTGGGTGGTAGAGGCAATCTGCCAGGAATTCTCTTTGGGATACCACCCCATGTCTCTAACAGTGATGTCCGTCAAGAACGAAACAACGCTTATCATATCGAAGCATTTTATCGTTACCGTTTGAACGACAACATTTCAGTTACTCCTGGTTTTTGGGTGATTCTCAACCCAGAAAACGATAGTAGAAATGATACCCAGTATGTAGGAGTGATTCGCACAACCTTCGATTTTTAA
- a CDS encoding Gfo/Idh/MocA family oxidoreductase, with protein sequence METINTALCSSGLSGMVFHAPFIDLHPGFKLTGSWERSKKLIQQHYPDVKSYPSLEALLADEQLMLVVVNTPTYTHYDYAKQALLADKHVVVEKAFTTTVAEAQNLKELAQKQGKKLSVYQNRRWDSDFKTVKKIVQEGLLGDIIEAEFQFQRYKPTLSHKQHVEVPSPGAGTLNNLGPHLIDQALHLFGMPDAIFADIRITRVRSRVDDYFELVLYYDKLRVKLKASFLVREPAPAYIIHGTHGSFLKSRADKQEEYLVAGMKPNTLDWYTEPESEYGLLHTEKDTKVIREKVKSSQGSYLGYYDAVYKSIANNQPIAVTAEDGINVMRIIEAAIKSSNEQKVIALL encoded by the coding sequence ATGGAAACTATCAATACGGCTCTTTGTTCATCTGGTTTATCCGGCATGGTATTTCATGCGCCGTTTATTGATTTGCATCCCGGATTTAAATTAACCGGTTCTTGGGAAAGAAGCAAAAAGCTGATACAGCAACATTATCCTGATGTAAAAAGCTATCCTTCTTTAGAAGCATTGTTAGCAGATGAGCAATTAATGTTGGTGGTCGTAAATACACCCACTTATACCCATTATGATTATGCTAAACAGGCATTGCTTGCAGATAAACATGTAGTGGTCGAAAAAGCATTTACTACAACAGTAGCAGAAGCGCAAAATCTCAAAGAATTGGCACAAAAACAGGGAAAGAAATTATCTGTATATCAAAACCGCAGGTGGGATAGTGATTTTAAAACAGTCAAAAAAATTGTTCAGGAAGGCTTATTAGGTGATATTATTGAAGCAGAATTTCAATTTCAAAGATATAAACCAACCCTCAGTCATAAACAACATGTAGAAGTTCCAAGTCCGGGGGCAGGAACATTAAATAATTTAGGGCCGCACTTAATAGACCAAGCTTTGCATTTATTTGGGATGCCTGATGCTATTTTTGCAGACATCCGCATCACAAGAGTGCGATCGCGGGTAGATGATTATTTTGAGTTGGTACTATACTACGACAAACTGCGCGTCAAATTAAAAGCAAGTTTCCTTGTGCGTGAACCTGCGCCAGCGTATATCATACATGGCACTCATGGTTCTTTTCTTAAAAGCAGAGCCGATAAACAAGAAGAGTATTTAGTCGCGGGGATGAAGCCTAATACACTTGATTGGTATACAGAGCCAGAAAGTGAATATGGCTTACTTCATACCGAAAAAGACACCAAAGTAATTCGGGAAAAAGTTAAAAGCTCACAGGGCAGTTATTTAGGTTATTACGATGCAGTGTACAAATCCATTGCTAATAATCAGCCAATTGCTGTTACTGCCGAAGACGGAATTAATGTAATGCGAATTATAGAAGCAGCTATTAAAAGCAGCAATGAGCAAAAAGTTATAGCGTTGCTTTAA
- a CDS encoding sugar porter family MFS transporter, producing MSSTTIRRKSNTFYVILIAGAAALGGFLFGFDTAVINGAVLSLAKAFNTSSWVTGLAVSLALLGSAVGAFFAGQIADRYGRVNAMVVASALFTISAIGSGFAFTIWDFIFWRVLGGIGIGVASVIAPAYIAECSPTHLRGRLGSLQQLAIVVGIFVALLSDYFIATSAGSADSPFLFGVAAWRWMFWTAVPPAVFYGMVALTIPESPRYLVAKGRESEAVNVLTKILGGDVLPKIEEIRQTVLRERQPRFSDLLSRSGGLLPIVWIGIGLSVLQQFVGINVIFYYSSVLWRAVGFSEKDSLSITVITGAVNIITTLIAIAFVDRFGRKPLLIVGSIGMTLTLGTMAYLFGNAPLDAAGNPNLTGSAGTLALIAANLYVFCFGFSWGPVVWVLLGEMFNNKIRAAALSIAAAIQWVANFVISTTFPPILQYFGLGSAYGLYTIAAATSFFFILFFIKETKGIELEHM from the coding sequence ATGTCATCTACTACTATTCGTCGCAAATCCAACACCTTTTATGTGATTTTGATTGCTGGGGCTGCGGCCCTCGGCGGCTTTCTGTTCGGTTTTGATACTGCTGTAATCAACGGCGCGGTTTTATCTCTAGCAAAAGCTTTTAATACCAGTAGTTGGGTAACAGGGCTGGCAGTGTCCCTAGCGTTGCTGGGTTCTGCTGTTGGAGCCTTCTTTGCCGGACAGATTGCAGATCGTTATGGTCGAGTCAACGCAATGGTGGTTGCTTCGGCGTTGTTTACTATCAGTGCGATCGGCTCTGGGTTTGCCTTCACAATCTGGGATTTTATCTTTTGGCGAGTATTGGGTGGGATTGGCATCGGTGTTGCTAGCGTCATCGCGCCAGCTTACATTGCCGAATGTTCTCCCACCCATTTGCGAGGAAGGTTAGGATCTCTGCAACAATTAGCGATCGTAGTCGGAATTTTCGTCGCCTTATTGAGCGACTACTTTATCGCTACGTCAGCAGGTTCAGCAGACTCGCCGTTTTTGTTTGGGGTTGCAGCTTGGCGCTGGATGTTTTGGACAGCAGTCCCACCAGCAGTATTCTACGGGATGGTAGCTTTAACAATTCCTGAATCTCCCCGTTATTTGGTTGCCAAAGGACGAGAATCTGAAGCTGTTAACGTTCTGACCAAGATTTTAGGGGGCGATGTGCTACCAAAAATCGAAGAAATTCGCCAGACCGTGCTTCGCGAACGCCAACCCAGGTTTTCTGACCTCTTAAGCAGAAGTGGCGGACTCTTGCCCATTGTTTGGATAGGAATAGGCTTATCTGTATTACAGCAATTTGTTGGGATTAATGTAATCTTTTACTACAGCAGCGTTTTGTGGCGGGCTGTCGGATTTTCCGAAAAAGATTCCCTATCAATCACGGTGATTACAGGAGCCGTCAACATTATTACAACACTGATTGCGATCGCCTTCGTGGATCGATTTGGTCGCAAGCCCTTACTTATAGTAGGGTCGATTGGCATGACCTTGACCTTGGGGACGATGGCTTATCTTTTTGGTAATGCTCCCCTTGATGCTGCTGGAAACCCCAATCTTACCGGCAGCGCTGGGACTCTGGCTCTGATTGCAGCCAACCTCTACGTCTTTTGCTTCGGCTTCTCCTGGGGACCAGTGGTTTGGGTATTGTTGGGAGAAATGTTTAATAACAAAATTCGAGCCGCCGCACTTTCGATTGCTGCTGCCATACAATGGGTGGCGAATTTCGTGATTTCCACAACATTTCCTCCCATACTGCAATATTTCGGTCTAGGTTCTGCCTATGGACTCTATACAATTGCAGCAGCTACCTCATTCTTTTTCATTCTCTTTTTTATTAAAGAAACCAAAGGAATTGAGTTAGAACACATGTAA
- a CDS encoding ribose ABC transporter permease, with product MSQTVRPPINKSANNPAARNRKSISTLLEVAGILPILVIICILFAFLSPNFLTGGNIVNILRQASINIVLATGMTFVILTGGIDLSVGSILAVSAVVALLVSLLPALSWAAVPAALLAGLLLGLLNGALITFLDVPPFIVTLGSLTALRGVGFLIAKGTTLINRDINFAWVGNSYVGPLPWLVIIALLTVIASWFVLRQTVLGVQIYAVGGNERAARLTGIKVNRVLLFVYGISGLLAGLGGIMSASRLYSASGVLGQGYELDAIAAVILGGTSFTGGIGTIGGTLLGALIIAILNNGLTLLNLSYFWQLVVKGLVIILAVMIDRLRRRSRR from the coding sequence ATGAGTCAGACAGTCAGACCGCCTATCAATAAATCAGCCAACAATCCCGCAGCCCGCAACCGGAAATCAATCAGCACTCTCTTGGAAGTTGCGGGTATTCTGCCAATCTTAGTAATTATCTGCATCTTATTTGCATTCCTTTCTCCCAACTTCCTCACCGGTGGTAACATCGTCAATATCTTGCGTCAGGCATCAATTAATATTGTGCTGGCGACAGGAATGACCTTTGTAATTCTCACCGGAGGTATTGACCTTTCCGTTGGATCAATATTGGCTGTTTCTGCGGTAGTTGCATTGCTGGTATCGCTACTGCCGGCTTTAAGTTGGGCAGCCGTACCTGCGGCGTTGTTGGCAGGATTGCTTTTAGGTTTACTCAACGGTGCGCTGATTACCTTTTTGGATGTGCCACCTTTTATTGTCACCTTGGGTTCACTTACCGCCTTGCGGGGTGTGGGCTTCTTGATTGCCAAGGGGACAACGCTAATTAACCGTGACATAAATTTTGCTTGGGTGGGTAATAGTTATGTTGGCCCTCTGCCGTGGCTAGTAATCATTGCGCTACTGACTGTGATCGCTAGCTGGTTTGTCCTGCGGCAAACTGTTTTAGGAGTGCAGATATATGCAGTTGGTGGTAACGAACGGGCAGCGAGATTAACTGGGATTAAAGTTAATCGGGTGTTGCTATTCGTCTATGGTATTAGCGGATTACTGGCAGGCTTAGGAGGAATCATGAGCGCCAGCCGCCTTTATAGTGCCAGTGGCGTATTAGGTCAGGGTTATGAATTAGATGCGATCGCAGCTGTTATTTTAGGTGGAACCAGCTTTACAGGTGGTATTGGTACCATTGGCGGCACACTTCTAGGTGCATTGATTATTGCGATTCTCAATAACGGTTTAACCTTGTTGAACCTATCTTACTTCTGGCAACTAGTCGTCAAAGGACTAGTAATTATTTTGGCAGTAATGATCGATCGGTTACGCAGACGTTCTAGACGCTGA
- a CDS encoding sugar ABC transporter ATP-binding protein, whose amino-acid sequence MTTTIETSFSDAPASTPVLEMQGITKRFHGVSALQNVNLTIYPGEVHALMGENGAGKSTLMKILAGAYIADEGEIRINGQTLKITDPATARKSGINLIYQELNVAPNLTVTENMFMGSELRRGQFLDRKAMQLEAEEVLESLGANFTAQTIVGTLSIAEQQQVEIARALKDKSRVLVMDEPTAALSDRESDHLFEVIRKLRSDGIAIIYISHRMEEIYALADRISVLRDGQYIGSLTRSEISPQRLVQMMVGRSMQDFYEHQRQMNPGPVVLSVRNMSDARHKIEPTSFELHAGEILGLAGLVGAGRTELSRLIFGADRKASGEVFLNGQKLEINTPSDAIAAGIGYVPEDRKDQGLFLEMSARKNIAINTLKQDARAGIVNWASVNRLSTDAVENFNIRLANLEIRALDLSGGNQQKLLLARWLAIKPRVLMLDEPTRGVDIGAKSEIYRIMSELAAQGVAILMVSSELSEIVGMSDRVLVMREGQLVGELDGSLGKEITQEKIMHYATGASEVLAS is encoded by the coding sequence ATGACAACAACTATTGAAACTTCATTTTCTGATGCACCAGCTAGCACGCCAGTGTTAGAAATGCAAGGAATTACAAAAAGATTTCATGGTGTATCTGCGCTCCAAAATGTTAATCTCACGATTTATCCGGGAGAAGTTCATGCCCTCATGGGTGAAAATGGAGCAGGCAAAAGCACATTGATGAAAATCCTGGCTGGGGCTTACATTGCCGATGAAGGAGAAATTCGCATCAATGGTCAAACCTTGAAAATTACCGATCCGGCGACAGCACGCAAATCGGGTATTAATCTGATTTATCAAGAACTGAATGTTGCACCAAATTTAACCGTTACCGAAAATATGTTTATGGGTAGCGAGTTGCGGCGAGGTCAATTTTTAGACCGCAAAGCGATGCAACTGGAAGCAGAGGAAGTGTTGGAAAGCCTGGGAGCTAATTTTACCGCCCAGACTATAGTTGGTACCTTATCCATCGCCGAACAGCAGCAAGTGGAAATTGCCAGGGCGCTGAAAGATAAAAGCCGCGTTTTGGTGATGGATGAGCCAACAGCAGCCCTATCTGACCGCGAGAGCGACCATTTATTTGAGGTCATTCGCAAACTGCGGAGTGATGGCATTGCTATTATTTATATCAGCCATCGGATGGAAGAAATCTATGCGCTAGCTGACCGGATTAGTGTGTTGCGCGATGGTCAATATATTGGTAGTTTGACACGCAGTGAAATTTCTCCACAGCGATTGGTGCAGATGATGGTCGGTCGCTCCATGCAAGACTTTTACGAACATCAACGACAAATGAATCCTGGCCCAGTCGTGCTGTCAGTCAGAAATATGAGCGATGCGCGTCATAAGATTGAGCCGACTAGTTTTGAACTTCATGCTGGAGAAATTCTTGGTTTAGCGGGGCTAGTTGGTGCTGGACGCACAGAACTATCCCGGCTGATTTTTGGTGCAGACCGTAAGGCTAGTGGTGAAGTATTCTTGAACGGCCAAAAACTGGAAATTAATACGCCCAGTGATGCGATCGCCGCCGGAATTGGCTACGTCCCCGAAGACCGCAAAGACCAAGGTTTATTTCTGGAAATGAGCGCCCGCAAGAATATTGCCATCAACACACTCAAACAGGATGCCAGGGCTGGAATTGTTAACTGGGCTTCAGTGAATCGGCTATCAACAGATGCGGTAGAAAACTTTAATATCCGCCTAGCCAACTTGGAAATTAGAGCATTGGATCTTTCTGGTGGTAATCAGCAGAAGCTACTGCTAGCGCGTTGGTTAGCCATTAAGCCCAGAGTACTGATGTTAGATGAGCCGACACGCGGCGTAGATATCGGTGCTAAAAGTGAAATTTACCGAATCATGAGCGAATTAGCAGCACAAGGGGTTGCTATTTTAATGGTTTCCAGCGAACTATCAGAGATTGTCGGCATGAGCGATCGCGTCTTAGTGATGCGAGAAGGACAGCTGGTAGGCGAACTGGATGGCAGTCTTGGCAAAGAAATCACCCAAGAAAAGATTATGCACTACGCAACAGGAGCATCGGAGGTATTAGCATCATGA
- a CDS encoding ABC transporter substrate-binding protein, with protein MNVKKITFASGVTLRVIAASLLGIMSGSLIGCTNGSPDGNTATNPETKPATNTSAETKIATGNGKLKSVAFTVGDLSNPFFVLMGQATEAEAKKIGGKDVNVTVVSSAYDLNQQANQIENFTASNTDIIIVNAADKSGIKPAIEKAKQAGRIVIAVDTGAEGGVDATITTNNVQAGEVSCKYIADRLKGKGNVVIVNGPPVDSVIQRVTGCENVLAKYPDIKILSKNQNAEGSRDGGLRVMTDLLTTFPKIDAVFAINDPSGVGAELAANQAQRKDFFIVGVDGAPEAITAIKNKDGLYAATATQNPRGMAEKAVQVGNDILNGKKPSNSTILIPVKLITKDNVSTEKGW; from the coding sequence ATGAATGTGAAAAAGATTACGTTTGCCTCTGGCGTTACGCTTCGCGTAATCGCAGCTAGCCTACTAGGTATCATGAGTGGCAGTCTTATCGGCTGTACAAATGGTTCTCCCGATGGCAATACGGCTACTAACCCTGAAACCAAACCGGCTACTAATACTAGTGCAGAAACTAAAATCGCTACTGGTAATGGAAAATTAAAATCAGTTGCCTTTACCGTTGGTGATTTAAGTAATCCCTTCTTCGTCCTTATGGGACAAGCAACTGAGGCAGAAGCGAAGAAAATAGGCGGTAAGGATGTCAATGTTACCGTAGTTTCCAGCGCCTATGACCTTAATCAACAAGCTAATCAAATTGAAAATTTCACTGCTTCTAATACTGACATCATTATCGTCAATGCTGCTGATAAAAGTGGCATTAAGCCAGCAATTGAAAAAGCAAAACAAGCAGGTAGAATTGTCATTGCAGTAGATACAGGTGCAGAAGGAGGTGTAGATGCCACTATTACGACTAATAATGTCCAAGCTGGAGAAGTTAGTTGCAAGTATATTGCTGACCGCCTCAAGGGTAAAGGCAATGTTGTCATAGTTAATGGCCCGCCTGTGGACTCGGTGATTCAGCGAGTTACTGGCTGCGAGAACGTATTGGCCAAATATCCCGATATCAAAATCCTCTCCAAAAACCAAAATGCAGAGGGTAGTCGGGATGGAGGACTCAGAGTTATGACTGATTTGTTGACAACCTTTCCAAAGATTGATGCAGTTTTTGCTATCAACGACCCAAGTGGAGTCGGCGCAGAACTAGCAGCGAACCAAGCACAACGTAAAGATTTCTTTATTGTCGGGGTTGATGGCGCACCAGAAGCAATAACTGCCATCAAAAATAAAGATGGTTTATATGCGGCAACTGCTACTCAAAATCCGCGAGGAATGGCCGAAAAAGCAGTTCAAGTTGGCAACGACATCTTAAATGGTAAAAAACCAAGTAATTCAACCATCCTAATACCAGTTAAGTTGATCACAAAAGATAATGTCAGCACAGAAAAAGGCTGGTAA